The Hypanus sabinus isolate sHypSab1 unplaced genomic scaffold, sHypSab1.hap1 scaffold_62, whole genome shotgun sequence DNA window CTTGCGAACATCGGGAaagaaatctttaaacttcagaattaattccttcagctgttgttgttgctttggctgcagatgagccgacttgttatcaatgttttctggaacaacggaGTTCATTAGCCgaactgggaccacgtttggcttgtaaaaagtctcagacgagtcaattgtttcaagctcagggttgccagattcatatgttttgacaacaacacacacagatggtgcctgattgTCAAaacaaggctttatcatatttatgtgtgccaggtgtgttagtttacgtaggttgtgtgttgtaataacataattcacatcattaaattgagagactatttcatacggtctattgaatttcacctgaagtggattcgtcaacataaggcaagcaccttatctcacacctggtattttctttcacaaccctgcttatcaaaccaacacttcattttgttttgagaaatctttaagttttgtctcgctagaccacagaattggtgtagtttatttttgaaatttaaaacatagtctaacaagttaacatgtaaaTCCCTACCAATCCACCGCTCCTTttacaaggtcaaaggtcacctCACTCTGCGTCCAAATACGagttcaaatggagtaaagcccaATGATTCCTGAACCGACtctcttactgcgaacaaaagcaaatgtattccttcatcctagttgtttccattttcaacacagtatgtcttaatcattgttttggggGTATAgtgaaatctttctaaagccccttgtgattctggatggtatgtagacgatgtaatttgttttgctcccagttcagaaactacctgctggaataacccagatgtaaaattacttccttgatcagactggatttcttgagACAAAtcgaataaagtaaaaaaaaactcagtaagagccttcgccacagttttagctttaatatttctgagaggcattgcctctgggaatctggacgcagtacacataatagttagcagatactgatggccagctttaggctttggcaatgggccaacataaTTCTCTATATCTTTAGAAAAGGGTTCACAGAATGCAGGTATAGGTCggagtggggccactggggtgacctgatgagGTTTAGCCAAAACTTGACAACTGTGACAAATCCCAgcattaatttctggtttaccctggttatccctgctactcttttcgaaactcttattcagggtaaccataaccttatgagttaaagcaaactgatctgctaatctagcagactcctgcatagtggcagcatcatttccatctaaatacatctttatgtcatcagggacacacttTTTGGATTCTTCAGTTAAAACCAACTcgttcaagctgttaaaatcattatttatattttttatatgtgcaccagcgggcaatacacacaaattactcataagcaaattccatataagtctgtttcacaggtttcttcaaatttctaaacttttgcctttatgcttctgggaccaactcataagtTTTGAGCACAGCCTGCTTCACTAGGTCATAATGTGTGGTGCGTGGCCAGCTGGTTAGGGTGTtgaactagtgatctgaaggtcatgttttcgagcctcagccgaggcagtgtgagtgtttttgagcaaagcactgaaccacacactgctcttgcacgtttatagcccagtggcgatgattggtGCAGTATAaaaaatcagctgcttcatcaactggcaAAGCAGTATAGGCATGCTAAGCCTTTCCCTTTATTACACTTTATGAGACaattttctgtctgtttttctgcctctctagcctcaaactgcctctgcctttccgcagcctccatctttaatttttctcacttgtactggagctcaagctcacgaggtttactttcaggaaacccctccaactcctccactttaaacaccccctcagatacataatgttaagctgttatcctctgcatctcctcattgtcaatttcaccttagcaagttttaacctttcagcaatactcaacaactcaacccttctggcgtcctctaatgccacagaggttggcgcttcctgacatcgatcaacatccattgctgcaaaTTTtccaaacagaaataaatcaaaagagatttccccaatgaaattgaTAATTAATCAATCCTCAAATTTGATCATATCCCAGAAgcaggccccattttgttacGAACCTTAACGCTTCAGAAACGAACCACCAGCAACAGACTACTactggagtctgtttttgatgtGAAAACAACAATGCTTATTAGTATCCATTTATACTATAGTAACTTCAGCAAATTAAATGAaaattaacagtgttatgtgtatatatgtgtgtaaatataactcccaaactattgagctcgggggaaacaaggcttggagtcttcagatggtaaagtatgaatgttcagttcatccacaaaataggtgatgagagagatatttgtaattcagggtaaatgtcgagagaaggcagtTATGTCGAACAGCaatggagatgaggctgagtacagagcTATGGTGGAAATCTTTGTCACATGgtacgagcagaatcatctgcagcttactgtgaaaaagactaaggagctggtggtggacctgaggagggttaaggcactggtgacccctgtttccacccaaggggtcagtgtggacatggtggaagattacaaatacctggggatacgaattgacaataaacaggACTGCTCAAAGAACACacaggctgtttacaagaagggtcagagccgactCTATTTCCTGAGGTGACTGAGGTCCTTTGACATCTACCAGACGATGGTGagtatgttctacgaggctgtggtgaccagtgttatcatgtttgctgttgtgtgctggggaagaaggttgagggtagcagacaccaacagaatcaacaaactcattcgtaatgcCAGTGATGTTGCGGGGGTTGAACtgcactctctgacggtggtgtcgtaAAAGAGAAtgatgtccaagttgcatgccatcttggacaatgactccaatCCGCTCCATAgtatactggttaggcacaggagtacattcagccggagactcattccaccgagatgtaacactgagcgtcacaggaagtcattcctgcctgtggccatcaaacttttctAATCTTCCCTCATAGTgccagacatcctgagccaataggctggtcctggaattatttccacttgcaaagattaacttattattatttaattattgatggTATTATATTGCtatatatttctacactattcttggttggtgtggctgaaatgaaactcaatttccctcaggatcaataaagtacgtctgtctgtctgtctgttctacaGGTTCCACAGTGGTAAAATGAGAGaccagttgctgtagattttatcagTCATCTTTACAAATCTACATACAAATTATCACCAAAAGTGACTTGTCAtgaggggtatcatcttcaaatgaatgaccacgtcacacccaggcaagggttaacacataagtggacTTCACAGGATACCTCAAATCAGATACACGTCTATGGATCAAACAAGGGGACAACCACACATTCAATGTACAGTGAatggataattaacccacccttgtgggcacaggAAAGTTCTAAACAGTGACCTTtagccactagttccctggtttcaatccttccatttttcatccatctccatctgactctgagtgtctgtgtcctcggttaaaactaaacaagctgcgagcgatgtaaacaagctgcaagtcagactgattcaccttcttaattTCTCTTAAAATGAGTCCATATCAaacgaaacctagggattcataacaatggccactccccactATGAACTGACTTGTGttccagtaggtgggatgactgagtgaatgccttcccacattctgagcaagtgaacggcttctccccagtgtgaactcgctgatgtctctgaagggtggaagagtgtgtgaatctcttcccacattctgagcaggtgaacggcttctccccagtgtgaactcgctgatgactatgTAGGTTGGATGAGTGAGCGAATCTCTTTCCacattctgcgcaggtgaacggcttctccccagtgtgaactaacttgtgttccagtaggtgggatgactgagtgaatcccttcccacattctgagcaggtgaatggcttctccccagtgtgaactcgctgatgtctctgtagggtggaagagtcagtgaatcccttcccacagtctgagcagatgaacgatttctccccggtgtgaaatcgctggtgactctgtagtgtggatgaccaagtgaatttcttcccacattctgtgcaggtgaacggcttctctccagtgtgaacttgttgatgactctgtaggtaggatgaccgagtgaatcccttcccacattctgagcaggtgaatggcttctccccagtgtgaactcgctgatgactcagtagtgtggatggatcagtgaatctcttcccacagactgagcaggtgaacggcttctccccagtgtgaactcgatgatgtctctgtagattggataattgagtgaatctcttcccacattctgagcaggtgaatggcttctccccagtatgaactcgctgatgcttctgtagggtggatgaatcagtgaatctcttcccacattctgagcaggtgaacggcttctccccagtgtgaactcgctgatgtctctgtagggcaGATGAATCAGTgactctcttcccacattctgagcaagtgaacggcctctccccagtgtgaactcgttgatgactctgtagggtggaagactgagtgaatctcttaccacagtctgagcaggtgaacggcctctccccggtgtgaactcgctggtgactctgtaggtgggatgactgagtgaatctcttcccacacactgagcagctgaacggcttctcccctgtgtgaactcgctgatgactctgcaggtaagatgactgaatgaatctctttccacagactgagcagctgaatggcttctcccctgtgtgaactcgctgatgtaccagtaagctggatgacttagtgaatcctttcccacattctgagcaggtgaaaggccactccccagtgtgaacttgctggtgtgccagtagttgggatgaccgagtgaatcccttcccacactctgagcaggtgaatggcctctctccagtgtgaactcgctgatgactctgtagtgtggatgactgagtgaatcccttcccacagactgagcaggtgaatggcttctccccagtgtgaactcgtttgtGACtgtgcaggtgggatgactgagtgaatcccttcccacattgtgagcaggtgaacggcctcagcccagtgtgaacacgctggtgtgccattaggtcagatgactgagtgaatcctttcccagatattcagcagatcaccagcctTTGCCCAGAGtgatctgactggtgtgtccacaggtgggaagactgactgaatcctttctcacacacagtacaggtgaatggccttgcccagtgtgaatgtgctgatgtaccttcaattgtgatgaccgagtgaatacattcccactgtctgagcaggtgaacggcctctctcctgtgtaaaatgacgggcgtgccagttggtcagatgacggagtgaatccctccccacagtctgagcaggaaggatgatcgagtgaatccctccccacagtctgagcaggaaggatggtcgattgaatccctcaccccacttcttaaatatctggacagagacaacaaaactggtgtgccatgtttgagcttcctggagataaattccttctcatttttaacctgtaaaagatttacaaaatccatcaatgggtttaggacaacatttcagatgtgattacttgagttgccaaggtttgatctggaaTCACACTGATACAGTGAGGTTAAACCCAGGTTGGACAgataaatcatctcctgactgggcacagtctggaatgaccatcaattccctaatGCTGTTCCTgtttctataagaatggggcatttctgccatctccaatttgtACCTTGGCTGAGttggactctctccattggtattattctctGTTCCTGgtaagctgcatgggtgcctggccccacagtaactgaaacagtctcacacaaatagtctttcttgatgtgcatctgggatttttttttatgtattattaactttaagtgccacagttttaacgctatataaaaaattcctgttgaggtgaatggttggtctccacagctgttaaaaagacagagtgaatttttgtaatatttcagattcttgtagaaaattacaacacagaaacaggccctttgggccatctagtttgtgctgaactatttaatctgcccactcccatacccctaccatccaggtacctacatgaacctctgaaatgttgaaattgagcttgcatgcacttcTTGCGctgtctgctcattccacacccggaaGACTGACcgtatgaagaagtttcccctcatgttacccttaacatttcacctttcatcctgaaCCCAGGgcctctggttgtaatcccaccccatctcagtggtaaaagccagcttgcatttacactatctatgcccctctatcacaatcaaatctctcctcaatctgctacattccaaggaataaagtcctgacctgttcaatctttccttataacacaagtcctccagacatggcaacatccttgtgaattttctctgaactctttcaaagtccttacatctttcctgtaggttgtgaacaaaactgcactcagtactccaaattaggcttcagcaATGTCTTCtgcaagtcaacataacatccatctttTGTTGTCAGTATTTTTGTTCATGAAGGCCATTGGGCTAAAATCTTCCCTTCCGtctctatctaactgtgataccactttcagtgaattaaggactttctTCTTCAAGaggtccctttcttctataaCACTCCCCTGTGCCCgatcagtcactgtgaaagacctcccttggtaggtcagaccaaagtgccacaactcacactggtctgcattaaattccattttccatttctcaaaccattttcccacctggtccagatcacactgaAAGCCCTGATAgtcctcctcactgtccactacaccaccagtcttgttgtcatccacaaatttgctatccagattactgatatagatgaaaaacaacaacagatccagcactgatcctttttgcaaccactagtcacaggcctccagtcagagaggcaaccatctgctaccacactctggcttctcccaaagacagtgtctcattcaatttactgtctcatcttgaatgctgagtgactgaaccttcttgaccaaactcccatatgagactttgtcaagtgccttgctaaagtccatgtagacaacatccacttgccTTGTCTTCACCCACTTTCCTGATATCTTCCTCGAGTAGCTCCattagattggttagacatgacctatcatgcacaaagccatgctgtctatccttaatcagtccacatctatccaaatacttatatatccggttcCTGCACATATGTCCCAATGACTTTCTCACTACTGCTGTGAAATTCACCAACATATCACTTCCTAGCTTAATTTTAGAgcttttcttgaacagtggatcaacattgtctgtcctccaatcctccagtacctcacctgtcactaaggatgatttaaatatctgtgcttggatcccaacaatttctgcacttgtcttccacaGGGTGCCAGGGATCTACATTTcaagccctgggaatttatccacactaatttgccttcagacagcaaacacttccacctctgtaatctatacagggtccatgaagttgatgctgctttgcctcacttctatagactctttgCCCATCTTctgagtaagtacagatgcaaaacTACTATTTAAAacctcccccatctattttgtctcccGTATAGATTACCATTCCGATCGTCCAGAGTGGGCATGTTTCTGTTCGGACCTTCTCCacgtttctgtgacagagaagctggccaaacttgtctggaaggggaatctggtaggagtgatgacggagcagcaatggctggagtttctggcagAAACTCGGAAGGTGAgtgatagacacatcccaaagaagtggaagcattggaaaggcatgaggacacaactgtggctgaaatgagaagctaaagccaacataaaagacaaagtgagggcaaacaaaagagcagaaactattgggaagcttttaaaaaccaagagaAGACAACTGAAAAAATTGTCGGATGAGCTCACGGTGTGGAATTACGATATTgcagtcattaatgagtcttggtagcacccaactgTCTGAggtatttagaggaacaaaatatccggggcctcaatatctcttgaaaaccaaggttccctgcaccagttacctttcaacttttagTTTTGCAGGCACGTACAAACTCTACACctgcaaaatttcacttctgaagaactcccactcaccaagtacacatttgccagaaaacagcctgtcccaatccacacttgtcagatcctttctgacaccatcaaaattgacctctctccaatttagaatctcaacctgtggtccagacctctctttttccatatttacttggaatctcatggAATTATGAACACTATTCTGTGTCACCAGCCctagatcatttcctaacagcctattgcacacttctacattgGGAATTCTACATCccgattaagggcacatttgacaaactctaccccaactaacccttttacagtataggagtctcagtcaatatatggaaaattaaaatcacttaATATATCaagctttgtttcttggcatagtcTGCGATCACCAGAGAAAAAATTGTCGCTCTAAATTCCTCAGACTGTTGGCTGGAGCCAAGTTCCAGTaacggctacaatatcataatataTGTTCCATACACACTGGTTGTTTGGTGACAAATACACAACAGTGCTCTTTCACTTCAGAGCATTGAAAAGTTTGAAATAGGGacctaaatcctaagaactttcaacAGGGTTACAATTGAGAGTATTGtaactggctgtgtcactgcctggtatggggactgtacttccctcaatcacaggactctgcagagagtggtgcaaacatcccaaagccaggaccagcaagctctgggacagcttcttccactgagccatcaaactgattaattcatcCTGATTCATCCTGTATCTCTATGTTATGTTGACTGcctgttgtacacactatttattatgactataaattgcacattgcacatttagtcagagacataatgtaaatgtttttttctcttcatgtatatgaaggatataagtaataaagccaattcaattcaattaaccccctccattatctgttctgtcattctggttcCCTCCctgcctgcaactttagtttaactccCCACTAGCACTtgcaagccttaccactaggaaGTTAATCCTCTTCTAGTTAtgttcccctaactatcgaatcccctatcacaccTTTGACTTAGCTCTGCCAGATAATTCCTCctacaacagtttctaaagtgtccTGCCTGTTATTGTGGAAAAGCCAGGTGTTACAAATTTCAAAGCCTTATAAATACCGACTCCACAAACCTTGGCCCAACAAGCAGCAGACATGTGCTCCGCTAAGtccctgcctagcactctgaaaattaaaatacttAATGCCCACAAAGCAAGAGAAGACAGCAAAGAGTTTACAGCTAGCCATTTCCTTAGTTCGTAATGTACTTAAGAAAtgtcagttaacaggaacggtggaggtcattTTGAGGTCCAGAAGACCAAGAAATCCTTCCGAGaaaactgcttgtaggattgctagaaaggaaaatcaaaacccccgtttgactgcaaaagaccttcaggaatatttagcagactctgaagtggtggtgcactgttctactgtgcagcaatacctgcacaaatatgacattcatggaagagtcatccgaAGAAaaatttcctgcatcctcaccacaaaactcagcatcagaagtttgcaaagggacatctaaacaagccttatgcattttggaaacaaatcctgtggactgatgaagttacaaAATAACTTATTGGCCACGATGAGCaatggtatgtttggagaaaaaaagggtgcagaatgaacagaacacctcttcaactgttaagcaaggggtggattgatcatgctttgggcttgtgttacaGCCAGTTGCATGGGAATATTTCACTGGTATAGGGAAATGGAatccaattaaataccagcaaattctggaagcaaacatcacaccgtctgtaaaaaagctgaagatgaaaagagaatggcttcgacaacaggataatgatcctaaacacacctcaaaatccacaatggactacctcaggaggcacaagctgaaggttttgccatggccctcacaggcccctgacctaaacatcatcaaaaatctgttgatagacctcaaaagagtagtgcatgcaagacggcccaagaatctcacagaactagaagccttttgcaaggaagaatgggcaaaaatccccaaacaagaattgaaagactcttggctGGCGACAGAAAGTATTtagaagctgtgatacttgccaacggGGTTGTTACTAAGCACTGACTATGGAGGGTGTCCAaactcaggcccttttccttttttattattttgaaactgtaaatgatGGATGCAAaagagtaatcttgcttaaaatattaaacaatgtgtcatctttaaattcatgccttttggaaat harbors:
- the LOC132389636 gene encoding gastrula zinc finger protein XlCGF26.1-like isoform X1, which encodes MAHQRVHTGLRPFTCSQCGKGFTQSSHLHSHKRVHTGEKPFTCSVCGKGFTQSSTLQSHQRVHTGERPFTCSECGKGFTRSSQLLAHQQVHTGEWPFTCSECGKGFTKSSSLLVHQRVHTGEKPFSCSVCGKRFIQSSYLQSHQRVHTGEKPFSCSVCGKRFTQSSHLQSHQRVHTGERPFTCSDCGKRFTQSSTLQSHQRVHTGERPFTCSECGKRVTDSSALQRHQRVHTGEKPFTCSECGKRFTDSSTLQKHQRVHTGEKPFTCSECGKRFTQLSNLQRHHRVHTGEKPFTCSVCGKRFTDPSTLLSHQRVHTGEKPFTCSECGKGFTRSSYLQSHQQVHTGEKPFTCTECGKKFTWSSTLQSHQRFHTGEKSFICSDCGKGFTDSSTLQRHQRVHTGEKPFTCSECGKGFTQSSHLLEHKLVHTGEKPFTCAECGKRFAHSSNLHSHQRVHTGEKPFTCSECGKRFTHSSTLQRHQRVHTGEKPFTCSECGKAFTQSSHLLEHKSVHSGEWPLL
- the LOC132389636 gene encoding zinc finger protein 850-like isoform X3, yielding MAHQRVHTGLRPFTCSQCGKGFTQSSHLHSHKRVHTGEKPFTCSVCGKGFTQSSTLQSHQRVHTGERPFTCSECGKGFTRSSQLLAHQQVHTGEWPFTCSECGKGFTKSSSLLVHQRVHTGEKPFSCSVCGKRFIQSSYLQSHQRVHTGEKPFSCSVCGKRFTQSSHLQSHQRVHTGERPFTCSDCGKRFTQSSTLQSHQRVHTGERPFTCSECGKRVTDSSALQRHQRVHTGEKPFTCSECGKRFTDSSTLQKHQRVHTGEKPFTCSECGKRFTQLSNLQRHHRVHTGEKPFTCSVCGKRFTDPSTLLSHQRVHTGEKPFTCSECGKGFTRSSYLQSHQQVHTGEKPFTCTECGKKFTWSSTLQSHQRFHTGEKSFICSDCGKGFTDSSTLQRHQRVHTGEKPFTCSECGKGFTQSSHLLEHKLVHTGEKPFTCAECGKRFAHSSNLHSHQRVHTGEKPFTCSECGKRFTHSSTLQRHQRVHTGEKPFTCSDCGKGFTCSSTLKAHQRVHTGVWPFTCSECGKGFSQSSDLQKHQRVHTGERPFICSDCGKGFSHSSTLHSHQRVHTGERPFTCSDCGKGFSHSSTLQRHQRVHTGEKPFTCSECGRGFTQSSDLQNHQRVHTGERPFTCSVCGKGFTQSSKLLAHQSVHTGERPFTCSDCGKGFTLSSNLLRHQRVHTG